In Planctomycetia bacterium, one DNA window encodes the following:
- a CDS encoding SDR family oxidoreductase, with product MTMATNWLITGAGGQFGSVLLAQLVSAGYDARGWVSPRGPKPRAGRCEAVDLCDAASGLALLDSTRPRVIVHAAAVTSVQAAYDDPGAARRTNVDATKRLAEWAAGHDARLIYISTDMVFDGSAAPYDESAATCPVSRYGRSKADAEEAVRAIGGDALIVRLPLLYGLPAVDRPTTFVGQLAALREGRALRLFTDEFRTPIELGDAARAVIEAAASTATGVLHVAGPQRLSRYEMIEIAARALAIERPNLTPISRTEAGGPEPRPADLSLLCRRFELLFGRAPGRPMAETMRQIVKSE from the coding sequence ATGACGATGGCAACCAATTGGCTGATCACCGGCGCGGGTGGGCAGTTCGGCAGTGTGCTGCTCGCGCAACTCGTCAGTGCGGGGTACGATGCGCGCGGCTGGGTCTCGCCGCGCGGGCCGAAACCGCGCGCCGGGCGCTGCGAAGCGGTCGATTTGTGCGACGCCGCGAGCGGCTTGGCGCTGCTGGACTCCACCCGGCCGCGTGTGATCGTACACGCTGCGGCGGTAACGAGCGTGCAGGCGGCCTACGACGATCCCGGTGCGGCGCGGCGCACGAACGTCGACGCGACGAAGCGGCTGGCGGAATGGGCGGCGGGTCACGACGCGCGATTGATTTACATCTCCACAGACATGGTGTTCGACGGATCGGCCGCTCCGTACGACGAGTCGGCGGCGACCTGTCCGGTGTCGCGGTACGGTCGATCCAAAGCGGACGCCGAAGAAGCCGTGCGCGCGATCGGCGGTGACGCGCTGATCGTGCGACTGCCGCTGCTGTACGGGCTGCCGGCGGTGGATCGGCCGACGACGTTTGTCGGTCAGTTGGCGGCGCTGCGGGAGGGACGGGCGCTGCGGCTGTTCACCGACGAGTTTCGCACGCCGATCGAGCTGGGCGATGCGGCGCGGGCGGTGATTGAGGCCGCCGCGTCAACAGCGACCGGTGTCTTGCACGTCGCCGGGCCGCAGCGATTGAGCCGGTACGAGATGATCGAGATCGCGGCGCGAGCACTGGCCATCGAGCGGCCGAACCTGACGCCAATCTCGCGCACCGAAGCAGGCGGACCGGAACCGCGCCCGGCCGACTTGAGCCTTTTGTGCCGGCGATTCGAACTGCTGTTCGGCCGCGCGCCGGGTCGGCCGATGGCGGAAACAATGAGACAAATAGTGAAAAGCGAATAG